The following proteins come from a genomic window of Flavobacterium crocinum:
- a CDS encoding DUF4175 family protein produces the protein MKTSSAIYQKLEAFIKKYYTNELIKGILLFTGFGLLYFLFTLFVEYFLWLKPLGRTFLFWLFVGVEVFLLIRLILFPLFKLFKLQKGIDYTQASKIIGSHFTEVSDKLTNFLQLSSENNAESSELVLASIEQKANSLQPIPFGNAINFKANKKYLPLALVPILLFAVFYISGNSNIISQSLNRVVHFNSAFLPPAPFKFVVLNSNLQAEQNKDFVIKMESVGNVVPENVMIHIGDESYFMESSQPGKFEFKIEKPSENIQFSFEGNSVVSEEYELKVITVPSIANFEMVLNFPSYLKKKSETILGTGNAIVPEGTTVTWRMNTKSTQEVVWKRDNEVFKFNKTENEFKLSKNISQNTEYQILTSNDKVKNYEKLDYQLSVIKDQFPSISVGPAPDSLKLDKNYILGRLGDDYGLSKLQIVYYERNKPQSSKRGNIPVKAGVFDQFVFNFPSNLPVEEGVSYEYYFEVFDNDAPHGFKSRKSSTFSDRVATTDEIQDQELQQQNNNINSLSKSLKNQTKQISEMDKLQNTGKEKDNLEFKDQQKINDFIKRQKQQDEMMKQFSEKMNQNLDKFKSDKKDKTADDLQKRLDNAQKDLEKNQKLLDELKNLNDKLNSEELFDKMEKFKQISKNQSRNLEQLVELTKRFYVSKKAEQVAEKLNKLSEQQEQLSNKEKENTKEKQDEINKSFDKIQEDLKDLKEENKTLKKPLDIPSDASKEKDVDSDLQKASEELSKKNTSSAKPKQKSAAKKMKSMSQEMQSEMEGGEQEQLEEDVAMLRQILDNLLAYSLSQEDVMKQFKSMKLGSSAFTKNIKIQQNLKQQFRHVDDSLFALSLRNPKVAEDVTKEIGNVQYNMDKAIETLTDVQIPRGVSHQQYAVSSANKLADFLSDLLNNMQMSMSKPGAGKPKPGDGQGMQLPDIIQKQKGLADKMKDGMKPGQQPGDKPGEGKDGKSGQGQNGQGKDGQGKEGQGNKSGDKGSSGKDGKNGKGEKNGNEREDGEGDAEAIMEIYKEQVKLREALQKELAKKGLDAQGKSIIDQMKQSEKQILNKGFKNENLQRILNIQQELWKLNNAVQQQGQDTQRQSETNKAEFTNRSNALPSSLLEYLNSVEILNRQSLPLRSNFNQKVQEYFNTK, from the coding sequence TTGAAAACATCATCTGCTATTTATCAAAAGTTAGAAGCTTTCATTAAAAAATATTATACCAACGAATTGATAAAAGGCATATTGCTTTTTACTGGTTTTGGGTTGTTGTATTTTTTGTTTACGCTTTTTGTAGAGTACTTTCTTTGGCTAAAACCTCTGGGAAGAACTTTTCTGTTTTGGTTATTCGTTGGAGTTGAAGTTTTCCTTTTAATCCGTTTAATTCTTTTTCCATTATTCAAATTATTCAAACTTCAAAAAGGAATAGATTATACTCAGGCTTCAAAAATTATTGGAAGTCATTTCACAGAAGTGAGTGATAAGCTTACCAACTTTTTGCAATTGTCTTCTGAAAATAATGCAGAAAGTTCAGAATTAGTTCTAGCTTCAATTGAGCAAAAAGCAAATTCACTGCAGCCAATTCCTTTTGGAAATGCCATCAATTTTAAAGCTAACAAAAAATATTTACCATTGGCTTTAGTTCCAATTTTACTTTTTGCTGTGTTTTATATTTCTGGAAATAGTAATATTATTTCTCAAAGTTTGAATAGAGTAGTGCATTTCAATTCTGCATTTTTGCCACCAGCTCCTTTCAAATTTGTGGTTTTGAATTCTAATTTGCAAGCAGAACAAAACAAAGATTTCGTGATAAAAATGGAATCTGTTGGGAATGTAGTTCCTGAAAATGTGATGATTCATATTGGGGATGAAAGTTATTTTATGGAATCTTCTCAACCTGGTAAGTTTGAATTTAAAATTGAAAAGCCTTCAGAAAATATACAGTTTTCTTTTGAAGGAAATTCGGTAGTTTCTGAAGAGTATGAATTGAAAGTGATCACAGTTCCATCTATTGCAAACTTCGAAATGGTTTTAAATTTCCCTTCTTATCTGAAGAAAAAATCAGAGACAATTCTGGGAACTGGAAATGCAATTGTACCTGAAGGAACCACTGTAACCTGGAGAATGAATACTAAATCTACTCAAGAAGTGGTGTGGAAAAGAGATAATGAAGTTTTTAAGTTCAATAAGACAGAAAATGAGTTTAAATTGTCTAAAAATATTAGTCAAAATACAGAATATCAAATTCTTACGTCTAATGATAAGGTGAAAAACTACGAAAAACTAGATTATCAGCTTTCTGTGATCAAAGATCAGTTTCCAAGCATTAGTGTTGGCCCTGCACCAGATAGTTTGAAGCTGGATAAGAACTATATCTTAGGAAGATTGGGTGATGACTACGGACTTTCGAAGTTACAAATTGTATACTACGAACGTAATAAACCACAGTCTTCTAAGCGTGGAAACATTCCTGTGAAGGCTGGAGTATTTGATCAGTTTGTTTTTAATTTTCCAAGTAACCTTCCAGTAGAAGAAGGAGTGTCTTACGAATACTATTTTGAAGTTTTTGATAACGATGCACCACACGGATTTAAGAGTAGAAAGTCTTCTACATTTTCAGATCGCGTAGCGACAACAGATGAAATTCAAGATCAGGAATTACAGCAGCAGAATAATAATATCAATAGTTTATCTAAATCTTTGAAGAACCAAACCAAGCAGATTTCAGAAATGGATAAGCTTCAGAATACAGGAAAAGAAAAAGACAATTTAGAATTTAAAGATCAGCAAAAGATCAATGATTTTATCAAACGTCAGAAACAACAAGACGAAATGATGAAACAATTCTCTGAGAAAATGAATCAGAACTTAGATAAGTTCAAGTCGGACAAGAAGGATAAAACAGCTGATGATTTACAGAAACGTTTAGATAATGCACAGAAAGATTTAGAAAAGAATCAGAAGTTATTAGACGAATTGAAGAACCTGAATGATAAATTAAACAGTGAAGAACTGTTTGATAAGATGGAAAAGTTCAAACAAATCAGTAAAAACCAATCTCGTAATTTAGAGCAATTGGTCGAATTAACCAAGCGTTTTTATGTTTCAAAGAAAGCAGAACAGGTTGCAGAGAAACTAAACAAACTGTCAGAACAACAGGAACAGTTATCAAATAAAGAGAAAGAAAACACTAAAGAGAAGCAGGATGAAATCAATAAATCTTTTGATAAGATTCAGGAAGATTTAAAAGATTTGAAAGAAGAAAACAAGACTTTAAAGAAACCTTTGGACATTCCATCTGATGCTTCAAAAGAGAAAGATGTAGATAGTGATCTTCAAAAAGCTTCTGAAGAATTAAGCAAAAAGAATACTTCTTCGGCTAAGCCAAAACAGAAAAGTGCTGCAAAGAAAATGAAATCTATGTCTCAGGAAATGCAGAGCGAAATGGAAGGTGGAGAACAAGAACAATTGGAAGAAGATGTAGCAATGCTTCGTCAGATTCTGGATAACCTCTTAGCTTATTCTTTATCTCAGGAAGATGTGATGAAACAGTTTAAATCTATGAAATTGGGTTCATCAGCATTCACTAAAAACATTAAAATCCAGCAGAATTTAAAACAACAGTTTAGACATGTTGATGATAGTTTGTTTGCACTTTCATTACGTAATCCAAAAGTAGCTGAAGACGTAACCAAAGAAATTGGAAATGTACAATACAATATGGACAAGGCGATTGAAACTTTAACCGATGTTCAGATTCCAAGAGGAGTTTCACACCAACAATATGCGGTTTCATCTGCTAATAAGTTGGCTGATTTCTTAAGTGATTTATTAAACAACATGCAGATGTCGATGTCTAAACCAGGTGCTGGAAAACCTAAACCTGGAGACGGACAAGGAATGCAATTACCAGATATTATTCAGAAACAAAAGGGTCTTGCGGATAAGATGAAAGATGGAATGAAGCCGGGACAACAACCTGGGGATAAACCGGGAGAAGGAAAAGATGGAAAGTCCGGGCAGGGGCAAAACGGGCAAGGCAAAGATGGGCAGGGCAAAGAAGGTCAAGGTAACAAAAGCGGAGATAAAGGCTCTTCTGGAAAAGATGGGAAGAATGGAAAAGGAGAAAAGAATGGTAATGAAAGAGAAGACGGAGAAGGAGATGCAGAAGCTATTATGGAGATATACAAAGAGCAGGTTAAACTTAGAGAAGCATTGCAAAAAGAATTAGCAAAGAAAGGTTTGGATGCTCAGGGAAAATCTATAATAGATCAAATGAAACAATCTGAAAAGCAGATTTTGAATAAAGGTTTTAAGAATGAGAACCTGCAACGTATTCTAAATATTCAACAAGAATTATGGAAATTAAACAATGCAGTTCAGCAACAAGGTCAAGATACACAAAGACAATCTGAAACAAATAAGGCTGAATTTACTAATCGTTCCAATGCTTTACCAAGTTCCTTATTGGAATATTTAAACAGTGTGGAGATATTAAACAGACAATCACTACCTTTGCGCTCGAATTTTAATCAAAAAGTTCAGGAATACTTTAATACAAAATGA
- a CDS encoding SPFH domain-containing protein, whose product MSTAFIIFLVLAFFIFMSSFFTVKQQSSVIIERFGKFQSVRNSGLQLKIPLVDRLAGRVNLKIQQLDVIIETKTRDNVFIKMKVSVQFKVIQEKVYEAFYKLEYPHDQITSYVFDVVRAEVPKLKLDDVFERKDDIAVAVKRELNEAMSTYGYDIINTLVTDIDPDIQVKNAMNRINAADREKTAAEFEAESSRIRIVAKAKAEAESKRLQGQGIADQRREIARGLVESVEVLNQVGINSQEASALIVVTQHYDTLQSIGSDTNSNLILLPNSPQAGSDMLNNMVASFSASNQVGEMMKKNNKKVEKPKQAPRQSGYEDDIQPDVQ is encoded by the coding sequence ATGAGTACAGCATTTATTATTTTTTTAGTATTGGCATTCTTTATTTTCATGTCATCTTTCTTTACAGTGAAACAACAATCATCTGTAATTATCGAAAGATTTGGAAAATTTCAGAGTGTTAGAAATTCAGGATTACAACTTAAAATTCCGTTGGTTGACAGATTGGCCGGACGTGTAAATCTTAAAATTCAGCAATTGGATGTTATCATCGAAACTAAAACAAGAGACAACGTTTTTATCAAAATGAAAGTTTCCGTTCAGTTCAAAGTAATTCAGGAAAAAGTATACGAAGCTTTTTATAAACTAGAATATCCACACGATCAAATTACTTCTTATGTTTTTGACGTAGTTCGTGCTGAAGTTCCAAAACTAAAACTGGATGATGTTTTTGAAAGAAAAGATGATATTGCCGTTGCAGTAAAACGCGAATTGAACGAAGCAATGTCGACTTACGGATATGATATCATCAATACTTTGGTTACTGATATTGATCCGGACATTCAGGTAAAAAATGCAATGAACAGAATTAATGCTGCTGACAGAGAAAAAACAGCTGCAGAGTTTGAAGCAGAAAGTTCAAGAATTAGAATCGTTGCAAAAGCAAAAGCCGAAGCAGAAAGTAAACGTTTACAAGGACAAGGTATCGCAGACCAACGTCGTGAAATTGCAAGAGGTTTGGTTGAAAGTGTTGAAGTTTTGAACCAAGTTGGAATCAACTCTCAAGAAGCTTCTGCTTTAATTGTAGTAACACAGCATTATGATACTTTACAATCTATTGGATCTGATACCAATTCAAACTTGATTCTTTTACCTAACTCTCCACAAGCCGGAAGTGATATGCTAAACAATATGGTGGCATCATTCTCAGCTTCAAATCAAGTTGGAGAAATGATGAAGAAAAACAATAAAAAAGTGGAAAAACCAAAACAAGCACCAAGACAATCTGGTTATGAAGATGACATTCAACCAGATGTTCAATAA
- the ybeY gene encoding rRNA maturation RNase YbeY encodes MINFNYETDFTLGDEQAFSDWLSAVIVSENKNEGEINYIFCDDEYLHKINVEYLDHDTLTDIISFDYTVGNELNGDIFVSVERVADNAKDFNVSFAEELKRVLSHGILHYCGYKDKTDEDAQLMRAKEEEKMKMFHVEQ; translated from the coding sequence ATGATAAATTTTAATTACGAAACAGATTTTACTTTAGGAGATGAGCAGGCTTTTAGTGACTGGTTAAGTGCTGTAATTGTTTCTGAAAACAAGAATGAAGGCGAGATCAACTATATCTTTTGTGATGATGAATATCTACATAAGATCAATGTTGAATATCTAGATCACGATACACTTACAGATATTATTAGTTTTGATTATACTGTTGGTAACGAGTTAAATGGAGATATTTTTGTTTCTGTAGAACGTGTTGCAGACAACGCAAAAGACTTCAATGTTTCATTTGCTGAAGAACTTAAGAGAGTACTATCTCATGGTATACTACATTACTGTGGATACAAAGATAAGACAGATGAAGACGCTCAATTAATGAGAGCTAAAGAAGAAGAGAAGATGAAGATGTTTCACGTGGAACAGTAA
- a CDS encoding competence protein, producing the protein MAFEELKENTEKIQDQTKVYIESHLAYYKLWGFKVAMKSTTLIFKFTLILLCFTMVLIFGSFAAAYAFGSLFESNALGFLTVGGIYLLFTILLFFIKDKMVEGPILEKFSEIFFND; encoded by the coding sequence ATGGCTTTTGAAGAGTTAAAAGAAAACACTGAAAAAATTCAGGATCAAACTAAAGTTTATATTGAAAGTCATTTGGCTTATTATAAACTTTGGGGATTTAAAGTGGCAATGAAATCTACAACTTTGATTTTCAAATTCACTTTGATTTTGTTGTGTTTCACGATGGTTTTAATTTTCGGATCTTTTGCAGCAGCGTACGCTTTTGGATCTTTGTTCGAAAGTAATGCTTTAGGATTTTTGACAGTAGGAGGGATCTATCTTTTGTTTACCATTTTACTTTTCTTCATAAAAGACAAAATGGTGGAAGGGCCAATTTTGGAGAAATTCTCAGAAATATTTTTTAATGACTAA
- a CDS encoding GNAT family protein, translated as MKVVHQNSFSENEKETLWQLRNNEYPIQFGHETFQEFDFYINSISEMDNYLLVDSKNEIQGWAYTFFRDSEIWFAIMLNYQFQGKGYGRILLEEIKNNNQSLNGWVIDHEKDIKRNNQKYKSPLEFYVLNGFDVLDDIRLENEKISAVKINWKNNK; from the coding sequence ATGAAAGTTGTACATCAAAATAGTTTTTCAGAGAATGAAAAAGAAACTTTGTGGCAACTTCGAAATAATGAATATCCAATTCAATTTGGTCACGAAACCTTTCAGGAATTCGATTTTTATATAAATTCGATTTCAGAAATGGACAATTATCTTTTAGTTGATTCAAAAAATGAGATTCAAGGATGGGCTTACACTTTTTTTCGTGACAGTGAAATTTGGTTTGCAATAATGTTGAATTATCAATTTCAGGGAAAGGGATACGGCAGAATTTTATTAGAAGAAATAAAAAATAATAATCAAAGTTTGAATGGCTGGGTAATAGATCATGAAAAGGATATCAAACGAAATAATCAAAAATATAAATCACCATTAGAATTTTATGTTCTAAATGGTTTTGATGTTTTAGATGATATCAGATTAGAAAATGAAAAGATCTCAGCTGTAAAGATCAATTGGAAAAACAACAAATAA
- the mnmG gene encoding tRNA uridine-5-carboxymethylaminomethyl(34) synthesis enzyme MnmG: protein MFLEEYDVIVVGAGHAGSEAAAAAANLGSKTLLVTMSLQNIAQMSCNPAMGGIAKGQIVREIDALGGYSGIVSDKTAIQFKMLNKSKGPAMWSPRVQSDRMRFAEEWRMMLEATPNLDFYQEMVKGLIIEDGKIKGIRTSLGVEIRSKSVVLTNGTFLNGLIHIGEKQFGGGRAGESAATGITEDLIKAGFEAGRMKTGTPPRVDGRSLDYSKMNEEKGDAKPAKFSYSDVTSPLVHQRSCHMTYTSLDVHDILREGFDRSPMFNGRIKSLGPRYCPSIEDKINRFADKERHQLFVEPEGWNTCEVYVNGFSTSLPEDIQFKALRSVAGFENVKFFRPGYAIEYDFFPPTQLKHTLETKLVEGLYFAGQINGTTGYEEAASQGLMAGINAHLKVHEKDPLILKRDEAYIGVLIDDLITKGTEEPYRMFTSRAEYRTLLRQDNADFRLTPMSYEIGLASEDRLRRMEKKLNESEKMVQFFKETSVSIAETNPILEAKESAPISQGDKMFKIFSRPQIELEDMLKFEKVSAYIEENDLDEEIVEQAVIQVKYSGYIEKERNNADKLNRLEEVKIPDNFDYNKIKSMSIEAKQKLSKIRPVTISQASRISGVSPSDISVLLIYMGR from the coding sequence ATGTTTTTAGAAGAATACGATGTTATTGTGGTTGGTGCAGGCCATGCTGGATCTGAAGCTGCGGCGGCTGCTGCAAATTTGGGATCGAAAACTTTATTGGTTACAATGAGTTTGCAAAACATTGCACAGATGTCTTGCAATCCTGCGATGGGGGGGATTGCAAAAGGACAGATTGTTCGTGAAATTGATGCGCTTGGAGGATATTCAGGAATTGTTTCAGATAAGACTGCAATCCAATTCAAGATGTTGAATAAATCGAAAGGGCCTGCAATGTGGTCGCCAAGAGTTCAAAGTGACAGAATGCGTTTTGCTGAGGAATGGAGAATGATGTTGGAGGCGACTCCAAATTTAGATTTTTACCAAGAAATGGTAAAAGGGTTGATTATCGAAGATGGAAAGATAAAAGGAATTAGAACTTCGCTTGGTGTGGAGATTCGTTCCAAATCTGTTGTTTTGACAAATGGTACTTTTTTGAATGGTTTGATTCATATTGGAGAAAAACAATTTGGTGGAGGTAGAGCAGGCGAAAGTGCTGCAACCGGAATTACCGAAGATTTGATCAAAGCAGGTTTTGAAGCGGGTAGAATGAAAACAGGAACGCCACCTCGTGTAGATGGGCGTTCTTTGGATTATTCTAAAATGAACGAAGAAAAAGGAGATGCAAAGCCAGCTAAGTTTTCTTATTCAGATGTGACTTCTCCGTTGGTTCATCAACGTTCTTGTCACATGACGTATACGTCTTTGGATGTTCACGATATTTTGAGAGAGGGTTTTGATCGTTCTCCAATGTTCAACGGAAGAATTAAAAGTTTAGGACCAAGATATTGTCCTTCTATTGAAGATAAGATTAATCGTTTTGCAGATAAAGAACGTCATCAATTATTTGTTGAGCCGGAAGGATGGAATACTTGTGAAGTGTATGTAAACGGATTTTCAACTTCGCTTCCAGAGGATATTCAATTTAAAGCGCTTCGTTCTGTAGCAGGTTTTGAAAATGTGAAATTCTTTAGACCTGGTTATGCCATCGAATATGATTTCTTTCCTCCAACGCAATTGAAACATACTTTGGAAACAAAGTTAGTTGAAGGATTGTATTTCGCTGGGCAGATTAACGGAACAACCGGATATGAAGAAGCAGCTTCGCAAGGTTTGATGGCCGGAATCAATGCGCATTTAAAAGTGCATGAAAAAGATCCGTTGATTTTAAAACGTGATGAAGCTTATATTGGAGTTTTAATTGATGATTTGATTACGAAAGGAACTGAAGAACCGTATCGCATGTTTACGTCAAGAGCTGAATATAGAACTTTGTTGCGACAAGATAACGCCGATTTCAGATTGACGCCAATGTCATATGAAATTGGTTTAGCTTCGGAAGATCGTTTACGAAGAATGGAAAAGAAATTGAATGAATCTGAAAAGATGGTTCAATTCTTTAAAGAAACTAGTGTAAGCATTGCAGAAACAAATCCGATTTTGGAAGCAAAAGAATCTGCTCCAATTTCGCAAGGAGATAAAATGTTCAAGATTTTCTCTCGTCCACAAATTGAATTGGAAGATATGTTGAAATTTGAGAAAGTTTCAGCTTATATCGAAGAAAATGATTTGGATGAAGAAATTGTGGAGCAAGCAGTAATTCAGGTGAAATATTCGGGTTATATCGAAAAGGAAAGAAATAACGCCGATAAACTTAATCGTTTAGAAGAAGTAAAAATTCCGGACAATTTCGATTATAACAAAATCAAATCCATGTCGATTGAAGCAAAACAGAAATTAAGCAAGATTCGTCCTGTAACCATTTCTCAAGCTTCAAGAATAAGCGGCGTATCACCAAGTGATATTTCCGTGCTTTTGATTTATATGGGAAGATAG
- a CDS encoding class I SAM-dependent methyltransferase has protein sequence MDVLNKKHFLTVKDHSVSKEIFDLYYDEELDMLITSPQPELQNLGKYYESEDYISHTDNKRSLFEKAYHFVKNIALQNKLNLINSEQPQKGKLLDIGAGTGDFLLTAKNNGWETIGVEPSERAKNIAKQKGISFVEEISSLENNSLDVITMWHVLEHVPDLEHQIQELKRLLKPTGILIVAVPNYKSFDANHYGTFWAAYDVPIHFWHFSKKSIQLLFEKVDMKLEKILPMKFDSFYVSLLSEKYKTGKMNYIKAFFVGLKSNWKAKSTKEYSSHIYVLKNK, from the coding sequence ATGGACGTTTTAAACAAAAAACACTTTCTTACGGTAAAAGACCATTCTGTTTCAAAAGAAATTTTCGATTTGTATTATGATGAAGAATTAGATATGCTGATTACTTCGCCGCAGCCTGAACTGCAAAATTTAGGGAAGTATTACGAAAGTGAAGATTATATTTCGCATACAGACAACAAACGTTCCTTATTTGAAAAAGCCTATCATTTTGTAAAAAATATAGCGCTTCAGAATAAATTGAATTTAATTAATAGCGAACAGCCACAAAAAGGTAAATTGCTGGATATTGGAGCCGGAACCGGAGATTTTCTTTTAACGGCGAAAAATAACGGTTGGGAGACCATTGGAGTAGAACCAAGCGAAAGAGCAAAAAATATTGCAAAACAAAAAGGAATTTCATTCGTAGAAGAAATTAGCAGTTTAGAAAATAATTCCTTGGATGTAATTACGATGTGGCATGTCTTGGAACACGTTCCGGATTTGGAACATCAAATCCAGGAATTGAAGCGTTTGTTAAAACCAACTGGAATATTAATTGTTGCGGTTCCAAATTACAAATCGTTTGATGCAAATCATTATGGAACTTTTTGGGCAGCTTATGATGTGCCGATTCACTTTTGGCATTTCTCTAAAAAATCAATTCAGCTGCTTTTTGAAAAAGTAGATATGAAACTGGAAAAAATACTTCCGATGAAATTTGATTCGTTTTATGTAAGCCTTTTATCCGAAAAATATAAAACGGGGAAAATGAATTATATTAAAGCTTTTTTCGTGGGTCTAAAATCGAACTGGAAAGCTAAGAGTACAAAAGAATATTCTTCGCATATTTATGTTTTGAAGAACAAATAA
- the gltX gene encoding glutamate--tRNA ligase, which translates to MSKQVRVRFAPSPTGPLHIGGVRTALFNYLFAKKHNGVFYLRIEDTDQTRFVPGAEAYIMEALEWLGIAPEETVGKNEKFGPYRQSERAALYQQYADQLINSGWAYYAFDTPEALDAHRKQHEAEGKTFIYNHHNREKLDTSLVISSEETAKRIANGEHYVIRFKTPVDETLHLKDIIRGDVKFETNLLDDKVLFKSDGMPTYHLANIVDDHLMETSHVIRGEEWLPSMPLHVLLYKAFGWEAPEFAHLPLILKPVGNGKLSKRDGDKMGFPVFPLEWKTEEGVSSGYRENGFFPEAVVNFLALLGWNDGTEKELFSLEELAEAFDLNRVHKSGAKFDPEKNKWFNHQYLAKQNDADLAKTFSPILEEKGIDVSKYDLTRIVSLIKERANFVSEFWNLTDFFFQAPTAYDEKASKNWKEETPALMQELISVLENIEDFTSANIEAIVKDWLTKNEIGMGKVMQPFRLSLVGALKGPHLFDIVEIIGKEETISRIQKAIETL; encoded by the coding sequence ATGTCAAAGCAAGTTCGTGTGCGTTTTGCACCAAGTCCCACTGGACCGTTACATATTGGCGGAGTTCGTACTGCCCTATTTAATTATTTATTTGCAAAAAAACATAACGGTGTTTTTTATCTGAGAATTGAAGATACAGATCAGACTCGTTTTGTTCCAGGTGCAGAGGCTTACATTATGGAAGCTCTAGAATGGTTAGGAATTGCTCCTGAAGAAACGGTTGGAAAAAATGAAAAATTTGGTCCATACAGACAAAGCGAACGTGCAGCTTTATATCAGCAATATGCAGATCAATTAATAAATTCTGGTTGGGCATATTATGCTTTTGATACTCCTGAAGCTTTGGATGCACATAGAAAACAACACGAAGCTGAAGGAAAAACATTTATTTACAATCATCATAATCGTGAAAAGTTAGATACCTCTTTAGTAATTTCTTCTGAAGAAACTGCTAAAAGAATTGCCAATGGAGAACATTATGTAATTCGTTTTAAGACTCCGGTTGATGAAACTTTACATTTAAAAGATATTATTCGTGGAGATGTGAAGTTTGAAACTAATCTTTTGGATGATAAAGTTTTATTCAAAAGTGACGGAATGCCAACTTACCATTTAGCTAATATTGTGGATGATCATTTGATGGAAACTTCACATGTAATTCGTGGTGAAGAATGGTTGCCATCGATGCCACTTCACGTTTTATTGTACAAAGCATTTGGTTGGGAAGCTCCGGAATTTGCTCATTTACCTTTGATTTTGAAACCAGTTGGAAATGGAAAATTATCAAAAAGAGATGGAGACAAAATGGGATTCCCGGTATTTCCTTTAGAATGGAAAACTGAAGAAGGAGTTTCATCTGGTTATAGAGAAAATGGATTTTTTCCTGAAGCAGTTGTAAACTTCCTTGCATTATTGGGATGGAATGATGGAACTGAAAAAGAATTATTTTCTTTAGAAGAATTAGCTGAGGCATTTGACTTAAATAGAGTTCATAAATCTGGAGCTAAATTTGATCCGGAGAAAAACAAATGGTTCAATCACCAATATTTAGCAAAACAAAATGATGCAGATTTGGCCAAAACCTTCTCTCCTATTTTAGAAGAAAAAGGCATTGATGTTTCTAAATATGATCTTACAAGAATTGTTTCTTTGATTAAAGAAAGAGCAAACTTCGTTTCTGAATTTTGGAATCTGACAGATTTCTTTTTCCAGGCTCCAACAGCTTATGATGAAAAAGCAAGTAAAAACTGGAAAGAAGAAACTCCAGCATTAATGCAGGAATTGATTTCTGTTTTAGAAAACATCGAAGATTTTACTTCTGCAAATATTGAAGCAATTGTAAAAGATTGGTTAACCAAGAACGAAATCGGAATGGGTAAAGTAATGCAACCTTTCCGTTTAAGTTTGGTTGGAGCTCTTAAAGGTCCTCACCTATTTGACATTGTCGAAATCATTGGAAAAGAAGAAACTATTTCTAGAATTCAGAAAGCAATTGAAACTTTATAA
- a CDS encoding OmpH family outer membrane protein, with product MKKALVIIALSVFAVSCNKTAEVKEVKTAYVDTSVLMKEYTEAKDLEAKYKAQAEEKGRQLQAEISRFKQDAANFQSQAQANGQAWAQQRGAELQKREQQLGYAQQALAQQLQQESGVEMDSLVSGVKKFIKEYGKKNGYSYIYGTGDAATVLYAEDKYDITKEIIKELNDKYKAAPKADAKPATETKEGEAKK from the coding sequence ATGAAAAAAGCATTAGTTATTATCGCACTTTCAGTTTTCGCAGTTTCTTGTAACAAAACAGCAGAGGTAAAGGAAGTAAAAACAGCTTACGTGGATACTTCGGTTTTGATGAAAGAGTACACTGAGGCAAAAGATCTAGAGGCAAAGTATAAAGCTCAAGCGGAAGAAAAAGGGAGACAATTACAAGCTGAAATTTCACGTTTTAAACAAGACGCTGCTAACTTCCAAAGTCAGGCACAAGCAAACGGTCAGGCTTGGGCGCAGCAAAGAGGTGCAGAATTACAAAAAAGAGAGCAACAGTTAGGATATGCTCAACAAGCATTAGCTCAACAATTGCAACAAGAAAGCGGAGTTGAAATGGATTCTCTTGTTAGTGGAGTTAAAAAATTCATCAAAGAATACGGAAAGAAAAACGGTTACTCTTACATCTACGGAACAGGAGATGCAGCAACTGTTTTGTATGCTGAGGACAAATATGATATCACAAAAGAAATCATTAAAGAATTAAATGATAAATATAAAGCAGCGCCAAAAGCAGATGCAAAACCAGCAACTGAAACTAAAGAAGGCGAAGCAAAAAAATAA
- a CDS encoding DUF6327 family protein yields MEKKKYSSYAEIDRDLEILKLEKDINYQKLVLSFQRTKESITPQNIVNGFVSSYTDYFKKSYPQILQSIIPTVINWFMNKKRGS; encoded by the coding sequence ATGGAAAAGAAAAAATACTCTTCTTATGCTGAAATCGACAGAGATTTAGAAATCTTGAAATTAGAAAAAGATATCAATTATCAGAAATTGGTTTTGAGTTTTCAGAGAACTAAAGAAAGCATTACACCGCAAAATATTGTAAACGGATTTGTTTCTTCTTACACAGATTACTTTAAAAAATCATATCCACAAATTTTACAATCAATTATTCCAACCGTAATAAATTGGTTTATGAATAAAAAAAGAGGCAGTTAA